ACAATTATAAATATTCCATCTCCCGTTAGCGGTTTCGCCCACTTCCCAAGagaattgtttcatttgatactTGACCGCgaaaattcatagaaaacacttgttaaaaaaaaaaaaaacaataaaatctttgaACTTGGGCTTAAAGATGACTTCTTTGTTAACTTTTATTACTTATCCACAGATGAAATAATAGTGACAGTGACCAACGAAGCCTCAACCTGCGGCCACGGCTGGATCTCGGTGAAGTCCAAGCTAACTGCGCAGGAGTTCCGCGTGGACGTACAGAGGGAGTGCGATGTTGCTTGCGGCACGTTACTGGGCGCTCTGTTCTCGCTGCTCAAGCCGTATTTGTCGACTGTCGTCACTGTAGTGGCAGCTATTGCAGCTTATATATACAGTAAGTTATATTATACATGATGCAAGCTAACTGCGCAGGAGTTCCGCGTGGACGTACAGAGGGAGTGCGATGTTGCTTGCGAATATCATCAATGCATTAGTCAGGGTTAAGAAATATTATTACCCTCTTTTTTATATACCCCATATTTCTGATATTTTTTACGTGACTATTTTACATTTCATCAATACCTCATCTGTTCTGttatctgttacagccttttttatcgtcccactgctgggcacaggcctcctctcacacggagaaggattgagcattaatcaccacgcttgctcaatgcgggttggtgaatAATTCATAATTCTAACCATATTACCTCTTTTACAGTTACGCAAAGGCTACAACGAAAATCTCGCATCAGGATGCCAGTAGACCCGAACGAGACCGTCCTACCTACAGAACCGTCTCCTCGTATCAATCGCTCAAGAACCTGGTCCAGAAGTCCTTTCGCGTCCAGTGGACCAACGGCCCCAGTCTACGGAGACGCCAGCATGTTACCCGAACAGAGCTTCTCACCTAATACAACGAGAAATTCTTCTCTATTCCTATAGCGTTGGAGAAGAGACAGCGATGGGAGACAGAGTCTCGTTCAACGCATGCAACGGTATTGCAAGtctttttgaatttttgaattaCGTATACGTTGTGATGTTTGTTGAGTCTGAAGTTGGGTGTTCTTTTTTTCAAAAGTCTAAGGAGTCTAGGGCTGACCAtccacgtattttttttttgtagaacaGATAAATCGGGCTGGTTTTTTGTAAGACTATCTGACTTTTAATATCACGTCATGCGCTGCACtattagggtcaatccccactgaagagcagcggccggcagcggccgtaaatgcaagtgattgagcgcgagcgcggcgggccgcgcggcgccgcgctgggccgcgccgcgccgcgctcttacatcgtccgtgctcttacggccgctgccggccgctgctctttcagtgggaattgacccttactaTAAgtgttttgcatatttttttctaaaaaaaaaaacgccaaAAAAGACTTATGGTACTCAGCAGCTAACTTCAGACTTGCAGTAGtatatattaaattcataaagaTTGTGTGTGACAGAATGTTGTCTAACTCGACTTGAGTTACTATGGCTACATTGGTAAAAGTCGCGTTTTATTTGTTGACTTGTAAAATGTCGTTAAAACTTTGAACTTGCAACTCAACGTGGTTATGGTTCCGCCGTATCGGTGTATTGTAACGTTAAATAGTTATTAAATTGATGAAAGACGAAAGAATGGTTGTGACGAACGAGTGTgcgtagtttaaaaaaaaagctatgaTTCTACAAAGCACAGACGAGAAGAGCGGAGCGGAGATGGTTGGAAACAATTGAATTTCTCTATTTAAACATCCCGGCTCCGACCTCTCAGTGGTATCCACTGAACGTAGTAATTTTATCTATCGTCCCCACTATAGCGAACTACGGGTCTATATATAACTAATCTTTGATGTGAATGGTTTTCTACACAGAATCGAACGCGGTTGTAAAAACGTTGTTTTTGGTAGTATTAATACAATGcttagtaatatttttgacgTCAAGTTTttacaataggtaggtaggtattcaaATTATCCGGTATTCCATTTATGTGCAAATAATACGTTTGTATATTTTAATCTTGACTGTAGTTTAATctgtatttacttaaataaccTTAATTCCTAACTTATCGTATTGGTACGCATTTTACTttcatagataaataaaatttcattgacattgaaaataacaactaactgcattaaaaaatatatcgtcaGCGTTATATAATACAGGTGCTAATATCAGAGGCAGGAATGCCACATAagcatttttattgtataatgTTAATACATAGTTGTAATGAAAACACTTATGAATGTCTTAGTCTAAAACAGAGTGACTCCACAATTtggtaatacctacatatataggTTAAATagcaataagtacctacttatatagtCTAGCCTTTttgaacatataatttacataataaactacatacacattacttaaaagttaatataatattacagtGTACCCAATCCTTAGAGCAGTGcatcataatttaatattcttaCTCAGAAATACTCAAAAGTAACTTACTTGAAAAGTCAATTTACTCAAGTATGACAGAGATAGAATGATGCTTGCGCAGTCTTTAAAATCCAGCCGTTACTTGTGCTCTTAAAAACCTTATTTCGATATTGATTTGTACAGATAAACCATTATCTCAATCCATAGCTACACCTGTAAATATGAAAGTATTGACTACAGACAGTCCACCCTCACCCCTTCATTAATTAGCGAAATAACGAGCGTCCAGTCACCATTATGTAGTATGTATGCTATGGACCTACATGTAGCTACATTATGGTACCATCCAAAACAGACGTCCTTTGACATTCACGAGATTGACTGGCGACCGAATTGATTAATATTGATGTACAGTActcataattaataataacgAAAATATATTTGAAGTATGTATTCGTAAATCTatacaataattaataacaGTCTGCTATGCTGAATAAGGTTTTTtcgtaacatttattatttccgTTGGTTAATCTTTGCTATGCAGACGCTCAGCGTATCTAGTACGGATCTGTGATTAGTTTATTTCGTGTCACTAAGGATTCCTGGTATTTAAAGGTGTCAGCATGTTTGGACTAAGGCTATTGAAACTCATGTTAAGTTAGGCTACATATGTAAAAATCCAACAGGCTTCCTACAGTTCGTGCCAAACTTTCAACTTTATGTATTCTTCTatactgatataataaagaagaaacattttggTTTGCTtataaaggcttcgaaactaaaaattatttcactgatgGCTACAAATACAGTGAAAGGATTTTCCCCGAGTgatatagactatattttatccatgtaCGACAAGAAGGTCCTTCGGGGCGCGGCCAATAGTTTTATCAAGTTAATTCCAGAAATAGTATTAAAACAGAAGGATTTTTAaggattaaaataaaagaagtaaataggtattatattttctttaattgctGCCGTTGTGTTGTTAACAAAAGTGACTAAAAAACTAAGAAACGAATTGATGACTTGAAGGACGGACAAATAGACACATACCCTTttcgatttataatattaagatcGATATCGATTATGCATGGGTATACGTAAATCGCCTTAAAAGAGTGTGACCTTGatagatttttcaaaattattgacTAAAGATTATTTTCAAACGGATACCAAAGTATCATGAttctttttataacaaaatcgaTTATTGAATTGTTTTAGTTGTAGTTGGTTATAGGATCATTGTTTTGCTTCGCTTTTTAGGGTTGtaagatattttgtttatagttAGGCTgttggaataataaataaataaaaaggacgtccaccaacaaggtggacggacgaccttataaaggtcgccggaagacgctggatgcaggtcgcctccaacaggtatctgtggagatctaagggagaggcctatgttcagcagtggacgtcctatggctgagatgatgatgatgatgaaaattgaCGCAGGATAACATTTGAGCAATGATTAACTGTAGCAAGAAGTTCAAATAGTAAGTATGATTGCATTTCACCTACTTACAGTTTGCGCTAATTACCTCTCCATTTTCTAAGATCAGACATTTTAATCCTGGCGCATTGTTCGGTTCCtacataaattacatttactGTCAAGAAACCAACTTCACAAATGCGAAGTTAATTGGCGCGAACTGTActctaattaaatattaagtgtaaaagaaatgtaaatacaatttgTAAATAAGATCTCAAAGGACTAGAATAGTTGGTTTCTATTATTGTATTCGCATTTCAATGCAAATAACTTGTGACGTATTGTAAatacaaacacatttttttacttatttaatttgttattaaagtctaagtcatttttttattgtgaagtCAATGTTTGAGAGGAAAATGATAAAAAGATGTGTTTGTAGCCTGTACTTGGTATGCGACTCGAAACTTGTGATGTgtgaaataaactatttttataaacgAATGTAACTCTTTATTTGAAACTTTGATTACACATATTGATATCTATTTCTAATGTCCACTACTCAAGGCAATCTTCCCttccttttttgtattttttttcaaaagctacattttgaaaaaaattgaattGTTTTCTTACTATAAGCATTTCAAAATAcatctcatcctccgagcccttttcccaactatgttggggtcggcttccagtctaaccggaagtatgcatttcaaaatacataagtTATACAATTCACCTCTGTTAtattatacttttaaatattatactttttccTACCTGCCTCGTTGCACTACAAGCATGCTTCTTGACGTAATGTAATAGGGCGTGTTGAATGAACACGTGTCGAGGGGGACTCAAGGTCGCATTAACTGAAATGAAAAGCTGTTACATTCCTACGTACATACGTACAGTCACTAACAAAAGTCTGACACGATCAATATTACTAAGAACCTACATGAACACTATAATCCCAATGCAAAAGCTGTGTTCTTCTAATTCTCTAATGGATAGCAAAGTGGTTCTATTGTTTTGTAGCCGTGACATTTACTTGTTGTTTTATAGGAACTTGTGCTGCTGACTGTACCTAGATGTCTTACTTCAATATTATCTTCTCACCTCGTGCATCGTTTTATAAAAAGCCCTGTTTTACAGGTGTGGACGGCCTATACGAAATTTCACAGGACTTTACCTAAAAGACTATTCTTAGGAATAAAATGTTTAGCCAGTACGTAGGTATTTTGGTACAAAACCGATGTGAAATGGGTACACGTGTCAGGCAGTACCTACTCACACAATTCGGTTAGGTATTATATTACGTAGCTAATTAAGTTGGTACCTATATATAAATGAGCCTCTGTTCGCTGTAAGTTACTATGTGTATGTAACGTTATTCTGCGAAACAAAAGATTAACATAAACAATTTACTAACACAGTGATTCGTTTGTTTAAAAGTGTCGGTTATGCATATCTATTACCTACTGGCGGATGCGACATGATATCTTAACAATGCATTTACTTATAATTAACtatatttagtacctacctattacatTATAGGTCCTAAAATACAACGAAGTATTAATGGTAGGTAATAATTGAAACGCCATATTTTAACAGCTCTTATTTTTGATAACGGCTAGCCGTAATGCAATCCGATACCTACAGATAGGTACTTGTACCTCACATGTCTGTAAAGTTCATTTCAATTTAGTGAATACGAATGAAAACGTATTTTAATAGATAGCCCGCAGGTAGGGAGgggcacctccactagtcacACCCCCTGCCTCCCTGTTGCACTGCATATCTCTATTATGGTTTGTCTATGTATGTAAGTACTCAACTTAAAAACGCtgacaaaaatatatcttacgTAAAAATCGCTTAAAGGTTACCAGGTTCTACCTATTATTcattatgtactagcttctgcccgcgacttcgtacgcggatcctgtcccttatgccagcgactacggggtcagcaaaatcaaagatctgaatagtcgcaatagacgtgaacatagggataaaagtagtgattctaattagtccgcatttaagttgtgtgtggcaaaaatattacgtaaaaaaacattaaataggtgacaaagtcgtggtgacttagtggaattcgtggtggtttagtgggtagagaaccaatctcttaagtatgagcgtgcgtctttgattccaggtctggcaagtgcctgccaatgcaacttttctaagttcgtatgtactttctacgtatattttggataccaatgaccgttatttggaggggatgttaaactgtaggttccgactgtcattgaacattccatttttggcagtcgttatgggtagtcagaggccagtaagtcttaccaaggggtgttgggttgagcgggtaaccgggttgtggaggtcagataggcagtcgctccttataaaacactggtactcagttgcatcgtgactggaagtcgaccctaacataattgggacaaaggctcttgagataataacgacaataataatgagatataggcaccgcaggacatctgaggctcatgacggggagtagcgaccccgcggggctatatatactgagttctccagggagtgtatactgtcccccatctccggccggtcggagtaaACCATggggtctcacgcctctggcttggcttggccgtccagagtggagtcgctagagcaggattagaagccctgctcggagggtaggtgcgtcatggtaagcacagggagcgcgtaatctgcgtttaaagtctgccgaggtatcctcaccctttagccgctcatgtccctgttgccctcttgttgctattcagtgactggttcccgggggcccagtaagtgaggtggcgagtcccaacctgccgtttttacatgtacctaatacattgtcatccactaacatcccatcacaatagcccaagtagttttcctccatagttagcaatagtttagcacagaaccggggattgtcttttttttaacgacgtccaccggggattgtccttggattcatttctatagtgcagtggttcttaaccggtggtccgtggaccactggtggtccctggaggcattccaagtggtccgcgacgttgctatacgttatctaactcaATTTTTATCGAGTTATAATTgagagcgggggttttcgcatggacgtatatcgggtgtgtcgtacctagtccccccattcatgaaaatgtatgtttgggctacattttacgtgaTATTTGattgaagtccgataaaatttcgctctcgctgcgctcgcgttttcagaaactatatgcccttattttggcatttgtcaacaaacaaaaagttaagtacgtttgggataaattttacgtaatatttggtttaagtccgataaaatttcccgctcgcttcgctcgcgtattcagaaactatatgcccttattttttcatttgtcaacaaataaaaagttaagtacatttgggctatattttacgtaatatttggcttaagaccgataaaaatttcgcgctcgcttcgctcgcgcatttggaaactacataggcaagtttttctttatttgcatttgcttacctacacaactgccgacatgcgtttagatTTGAGTAgtactgacccaaaaattcaatttttttttgataaataataaagaaatgaatgctaatttaggtaaaccgttgaggtggtccccggcaagacaaactttagttaaagtggtccctcatgtcaaaaaggttaagaaccactgctatagtgtataaagggataatcgtcggttttgtgtcaccatttcattaaagttgtctcaaaaggacttcagcgtgttggcttcggccccacgtttgcctcccaaaaattcggaactctgtagtcccgaggtctggaagagacatacaaaataataatgagatataacgcaacaaagttagagagtgggggctcgtgacgccatgtctaggtatgtaaaatttgtactaagcagtgacttaacacgaaattcaagcgttgttgtatcttcgttattatttgtttgtgtgagagagaaaagaaaaatgcgtcaatagagagtgcttatcagattgaaccacttttgcttaaacatcatatcttcatatgcttcatatagtctagcagggctcctggagttccacatcaggtgttttatatcttcaatttttataagtcaacagagagtgcttatcagattgaacaacttttgctaaaacgtcatacctctatatgctatagtctagctgggcccctggagttgcacatcagatgttttagatcttcaatttgtataagtcaatagaaagtgcttatcaaattgaacaacttttgctaaaacgccatacctgtatatggtacagagaagctgggctcttggggttccacatcaggtgttccagatcttaaaatttattttacgcTGATAGTGTAACGTCCAAACTGTGAAAGaactttttcaaattggttcagttaGGTATTTCCGAGCTAGTCGGAAGGTATCTACTAACTTGGCTAAAGCTACCAGTTCAGTTTCACATTACAGTCTAATTAaagggaggggggggggggggggggggcaggGGTAGCTCGCGGTGGGTGATGCATGGGGAGGCGAGACTGACCAAGGGGGGGAGAAAGGAGGGATGAGCTGCTGCGTGCAAAGATGAAAGATGAATCGATAAATTACAGTGTTGCCAATTTATACAGTCGATTACCCATTTTATGGGGAAACAATTTTGCATAGACtcacagttttatttaatattttttaatcacaTGCACTATGGTTAATTGAAGCTTTTACATTGAATCTCCCGTTGCTCCCAACATATCTAGTAGATCCTCTTGTGGAGATTTCGGAATGTCAGGAATAAAAGTGAGatcactattttttattttaacgctTGTGTCTATTGTTTCAAACTGCATATCTCTAGCAATTTCCAAAGTCTTTATTTTTGAACTTGCACCTCCAAATTCAATAGGCAAttgtaattcaattttatttttagaatgaaCTTTTTCTATTGATGCCAAAAgacaattaatttcatttgtatcAGCACATCGGCTTTCAAATTCATCGATTGGATTTTTTCTGTTATCgtacttgtaaatattttcacctaaattattcaaaatgtttgtgCCTATCGTGGAAGGTAAATTAAAAGTACCATCTTTCCTTTGCAGTCCCAATCTCATAAGGACAGAAATTTTTGCATGGTACTCTGAAAACCAAAGAATCAGAGTACTGTTTAGACACTTAAAATCGTCATCGCTAAATTGTTGTGATAAGTTTTCAAATCTCCTCATGGTTTGCTCAATAATACATTTTGGGTAAAATTCAGGCATAAGCATGGCCACACTTCTCAGATGACGGCGGGTGATGtcgaaaatattttgattcgTCGCTACAGACAATTGCCATTTGAAAATCATAGTCATCAGGTCCCATAACTTGCTCATGGAATAGTCGTCTAGTTTCATTATTGAAGTGGCGGATATGTCTTGAAGCAGTTGTTTTATAAGTGTGTGAGTGGCGACTGGCTGCGGTATAAATAACTCGTCTAATAGTTTAGGATGAAACAACACAGTTGCTACATCGGTGAGTACTGCAATAAATACAAGAATTTCATTCAAATCTACTTGTTTCTCACgaaaaaataccaaatattgATTTTCCACTCATTTCacttgtaatttaattttattgaaaagctTCAACTTACCTCTTTCAGATTTGTCCAGTGTAATATTCTGAGCTTTCAGTCTCTGCTCAATCACGAAGACCATCTCACAtcctaaattaataacaataaagGGAGTCGCGAAGTGTGACATTTCCACAGTACTGCTTTCACTCAGACCTTTAAAACACTGAAGTAATCAATATGTATCCACTTGATAACCTCAACATGAGTATTGATCGAGTTTACCAACGAATTTTAGAGGAACTAAGAGCAGACAGAAGAATAAATGATATTTCCAGTGATCTGCTAACTCTCACAGACAATGTCCAACGAGTATTCTATGTGTATGATATCTTAACAAAATACAAGGTCATTCCACTTATACTCAAAGAAGACAAATGTGAATTTTCGTCTGGCTATTACCGTAACCTTGGCAACGGTATGTATCAACGAGCCGACCTATTCTCAGCATGGCAATACTATAACTTGGCATTAATGTATGCACCTCTAACATCTACAACTTACAGTTTAGCCATAGCTAACCGATCAGCAGTACTTGCTGCTATGAAGGAATATGAGGCTTGCATAGAAGATATTAACATGGTCTTCACTCT
This genomic interval from Helicoverpa zea isolate HzStark_Cry1AcR chromosome 18, ilHelZeax1.1, whole genome shotgun sequence contains the following:
- the LOC124639128 gene encoding protein OSCP1 is translated as MSHFATPFIVINLGCEMVFVIEQRLKAQNITLDKSERVLTDVATVLFHPKLLDELFIPQPVATHTLIKQLLQDISATSIMKLDDYSMSKLWDLMTMIFKWQLSVATNQNIFDITRRHLRSVAMLMPEFYPKCIIEQTMRRFENLSQQFSDDDFKCLNSTLILWFSEYHAKISVLMRLGLQRKDGTFNLPSTIGTNILNNLGENIYKYDNRKNPIDEFESRCADTNEINCLLASIEKVHSKNKIELQLPIEFGGASSKIKTLEIARDMQFETIDTSVKIKNSDLTFIPDIPKSPQEDLLDMLGATGDSM